In a single window of the Frondihabitans peucedani genome:
- a CDS encoding ABC transporter permease: protein MTTRSIPDAKDLEAPTRPAGSSASSTAPRDARGTGASSPRRRSVAWLGFTPFAAYVLLFLAIPAVIAVASGFFSASGSFTFQNLQAFADPTILKAFQGSLLVSLVSAVLGAVIGALVCFALLGTKAEGFLRTVVDAVSSVLAQFGGVMLAFAFIATIGFQGFVTLWLKSTFGFDINSDGALLYKVPGLIIPYTYFSIPLMILTFMPAMEGLKATWGEAAATLGATRRQYWIRIAMPVLAPAFFGSLLLLFANSFSSFATAAALLSQGGIVPLTIKQQLTSETILGVANTAGVLALGMLVIMVVVMFFYSLLQRRAARWQR from the coding sequence ATGACGACGCGATCGATCCCTGATGCGAAAGACCTCGAGGCGCCGACCCGCCCCGCGGGGTCGAGCGCGTCGTCCACCGCGCCGCGCGACGCTCGCGGCACCGGGGCCTCCTCGCCCCGGCGCCGGAGCGTCGCGTGGCTCGGCTTCACGCCCTTCGCGGCCTACGTGCTGCTCTTCCTGGCCATCCCCGCGGTCATCGCGGTCGCCAGCGGCTTCTTCTCGGCCAGCGGCTCGTTCACGTTCCAGAACCTGCAGGCCTTCGCCGATCCGACCATCCTGAAGGCGTTCCAGGGCTCGCTCCTGGTGTCGCTCGTCAGCGCGGTGCTCGGCGCCGTGATCGGGGCGCTGGTCTGCTTCGCCCTGCTCGGCACGAAGGCGGAGGGCTTCCTCCGTACGGTCGTCGACGCGGTGTCGTCGGTGCTCGCGCAGTTCGGCGGCGTCATGCTCGCCTTCGCGTTCATCGCCACGATCGGGTTCCAGGGCTTCGTGACCCTGTGGCTGAAGTCGACCTTCGGCTTCGACATCAACAGCGACGGCGCCCTGCTCTACAAGGTGCCCGGCCTGATCATCCCCTACACCTACTTCTCGATCCCCCTCATGATCCTGACGTTCATGCCCGCCATGGAGGGCCTCAAGGCGACCTGGGGCGAGGCCGCGGCGACGCTCGGCGCCACCCGCCGCCAGTACTGGATCAGGATCGCCATGCCCGTCCTCGCCCCGGCCTTCTTCGGCAGCCTGCTGCTCCTGTTCGCCAACTCGTTCTCCTCGTTCGCGACAGCCGCGGCGCTCCTCAGTCAGGGCGGCATCGTCCCGCTGACGATCAAGCAGCAGCTCACCAGCGAGACGATCCTCGGCGTCGCCAACACGGCCGGCGTCCTCGCCCTCGGGATGCTCGTGATCATGGTCGTCGTCATGTTCTTCTACTCGCTCCTCCAGCGCCGGGCAGCGAGGTGGCAGCGATGA
- a CDS encoding phosphonatase-like hydrolase, which produces MIELAVFDMAGTTIDDGGAVYRALESAVASTGATVDPGDLQTWMGTDKVQAITALLELGGVAPTDELVTATFARFKSELAEAYRATPPFAFDGVPEAIAILRSRGIRVALTTGFDRDVTDGLLASLGWTVAQDPAGEISDTVTLDAVVTTSDVRAGRPAPYMIHHAMELTGVHDVRAVLAAGDTLVDLEAARNAGAVAVGVLTGALSREALERGPSDHIVDGVAVVPDLAETRG; this is translated from the coding sequence ATGATCGAATTGGCAGTCTTTGACATGGCGGGCACCACCATCGACGACGGCGGCGCCGTCTACCGGGCCCTGGAGTCGGCCGTGGCGAGCACCGGCGCGACCGTCGACCCGGGCGACCTGCAGACCTGGATGGGCACCGACAAGGTGCAGGCGATCACCGCGCTCCTCGAGCTCGGCGGGGTCGCGCCGACCGACGAGCTGGTGACCGCGACCTTCGCCCGCTTCAAGAGCGAGCTCGCCGAGGCGTACCGGGCCACTCCCCCGTTCGCCTTCGACGGGGTCCCGGAGGCGATCGCGATCCTGCGCTCCCGCGGCATCCGGGTCGCGCTGACGACCGGCTTCGACCGCGACGTCACCGACGGCCTGCTGGCGTCGCTCGGCTGGACGGTGGCGCAGGATCCCGCCGGCGAGATCTCCGACACCGTCACCCTCGACGCCGTGGTCACCACCTCCGACGTCCGCGCCGGACGCCCTGCGCCGTACATGATCCACCACGCCATGGAGCTCACCGGCGTCCACGACGTGAGGGCCGTGCTCGCCGCCGGCGACACCCTCGTCGACCTCGAGGCCGCGCGCAATGCGGGGGCCGTCGCGGTCGGCGTCCTCACCGGGGCGCTCTCGCGCGAGGCCCTCGAGCGCGGCCCGTCCGACCACATCGTCGACGGCGTCGCGGTCGTCCCCGACCTCGCCGAGACCCGCGGCTAA
- a CDS encoding ABC transporter substrate-binding protein, translated as MQTLPKKSVRRLVAGLAFTAAVGIALTGCSSSSTAGSGSSANSNAATATSAKDLGGMDGLVKAANAEGALNVITLPPSWANYGKIIAGFEKKYPKIKITSANPNGSSADEVAAAKSLKGQSTAPDVFDIGTAVLNDNLDLMAKYKVSNWSDIPADFKDADGAWYYDYTGLMSIGYDSSVIKTAPTSVKDLLGSDYKNKVSIKGDPTQANEAASAVYLAALGNGGSADDIQPGIDFFKDLKSKGNFNSTLPTQATVNSGETPVVIQWSYNNLAWGPAAGSAGNPNWKTVVLPGTALGSYYNQAINKDAPHPAAARLWEEYLYTPAVQNLYLASGAYPATLAAMEKAGTVEKDTLKTVGEAPSDFVQLTSDQATKAATLLTAGWAKAVN; from the coding sequence GTGCAGACACTCCCGAAGAAGTCGGTCCGCCGACTCGTCGCCGGTCTGGCCTTCACGGCCGCCGTCGGCATCGCCCTCACCGGCTGCTCCTCGAGCAGCACAGCCGGCTCGGGCAGCTCGGCGAACTCGAACGCGGCGACCGCGACGAGCGCCAAAGACCTCGGAGGCATGGACGGCCTCGTCAAGGCCGCCAACGCCGAGGGCGCGCTCAACGTCATCACCCTGCCGCCGTCGTGGGCCAACTACGGCAAGATCATCGCCGGCTTCGAGAAGAAGTACCCGAAGATCAAGATCACCTCGGCCAATCCGAACGGCTCCAGCGCCGACGAGGTCGCCGCGGCGAAGTCGCTCAAGGGCCAGTCGACCGCTCCCGACGTCTTCGACATCGGCACCGCGGTGCTGAACGACAACCTCGACCTGATGGCGAAGTACAAGGTCTCGAACTGGTCGGACATCCCCGCCGACTTCAAGGACGCCGACGGCGCCTGGTACTACGACTACACCGGCCTCATGTCGATCGGCTACGACTCCAGCGTCATCAAGACGGCGCCGACCTCGGTCAAGGACCTCCTCGGCTCGGACTACAAGAACAAGGTCTCGATCAAGGGCGACCCGACGCAGGCGAACGAGGCGGCCTCGGCCGTCTACCTCGCGGCCCTCGGCAACGGCGGCTCGGCCGACGACATCCAGCCCGGCATCGACTTCTTCAAGGACCTGAAGTCGAAGGGCAACTTCAACTCGACGCTGCCCACGCAGGCGACCGTCAACTCCGGCGAGACCCCCGTCGTCATCCAGTGGAGCTACAACAACCTCGCCTGGGGACCCGCCGCAGGATCGGCCGGCAACCCGAACTGGAAGACCGTCGTGCTCCCCGGCACCGCGCTCGGCAGCTACTACAACCAGGCCATCAACAAGGACGCCCCGCACCCCGCGGCCGCCCGCCTCTGGGAGGAGTACCTCTACACGCCCGCCGTGCAGAACCTCTACCTGGCCTCCGGCGCCTACCCGGCGACCCTCGCTGCCATGGAGAAGGCCGGCACCGTCGAGAAGGACACCCTGAAGACGGTCGGCGAAGCGCCCTCCGACTTCGTCCAGCTGACCAGCGACCAGGCCACCAAGGCCGCGACGCTCCTGACGGCCGGCTGGGCCAAGGCGGTCAACTAG
- a CDS encoding NADP-dependent isocitrate dehydrogenase translates to MSKIIYTLTDEAPRLATYSFLPVVEAYAAKAGVDVETRDISLAARILAQFPDRLSDEQFEADALAELGELADTPEANIIKLPNISASVPQLKAAIAELRSQGFDLPDYPDEPQTDDERDVRARYDRVKGSAVNPVLRQGNSDRRAPASVKQYVRNHPHRMGAWSSDSKTNVATMGVDDFRSNETSTIVPDEGAVSIEFTGADGSTTVLRDAVKVRAGEVVDATVMHVKPLREFFVAQIARAQSEGVLFSVHLKATMMKVSDPIIFGHAIRAYFSEAFEKHGADLQAAGLNPNDGLGALLDGLDALPNGDVIRAAFQGRLDNGPEMAMVDSDRGITNLHVPSDVIVDASMPAMIRSSGHMWGRDGQEHDTLAVIPDSSYAGIYQTVLDDCRAHGAFDPTTLGSVPNVGLMAMAAEEYGSHDKTFQAPGAGTIRVLDASGATLLEHDVEEGDIWRMCQTKDAAIRDWVGLAVTRARATGAPAVFWLDPARAHDAVLTGLVNTYLAELDTDGLQIEILSPVEAMSFSLERIRRGEDTISVTGNVLRDYLTDLFPIMELGTSAKMLSVVPLLFGGGLFETGAGGSAPKHVTQLVKEDYLRWDSLGEFLALAASFEHLASSTGNARAQILADTLDRATATFLDENKSPARSVGSIDNRGSHFYLALFWAEELAAQTEDAALAADFASLASTLRGQEETINGELIGVQGSPVDIGGYYRPDDAKASAVMRPSATLNEALASL, encoded by the coding sequence ATGAGCAAGATCATCTACACCCTGACCGATGAGGCACCGCGACTGGCGACGTACTCGTTCCTGCCGGTCGTCGAGGCCTACGCCGCGAAGGCGGGTGTCGATGTCGAGACCCGCGACATCTCGCTTGCCGCCCGCATCCTGGCCCAGTTCCCCGACCGGCTCAGCGACGAGCAGTTCGAGGCCGACGCCCTCGCCGAGCTGGGGGAGCTCGCCGACACCCCCGAGGCGAACATCATCAAGCTGCCGAACATCTCGGCGTCCGTCCCGCAGTTGAAGGCCGCGATCGCAGAGCTGCGCTCGCAGGGCTTCGACCTCCCCGACTACCCCGACGAGCCGCAGACCGACGACGAGCGCGACGTCCGTGCCCGCTACGACCGGGTGAAGGGTTCCGCGGTCAACCCGGTGCTCCGCCAGGGCAACTCCGACCGCCGCGCCCCCGCCTCGGTGAAGCAGTACGTCCGCAACCACCCGCACCGCATGGGCGCCTGGTCGAGCGACTCGAAGACGAACGTCGCGACCATGGGCGTCGACGACTTCCGCTCGAACGAGACCTCGACAATCGTCCCCGACGAGGGTGCCGTGTCGATCGAGTTCACCGGAGCCGACGGCAGCACCACGGTCCTCCGTGACGCCGTGAAGGTGCGCGCCGGCGAGGTCGTCGACGCGACCGTGATGCACGTGAAGCCGCTCCGCGAGTTCTTCGTCGCCCAGATCGCCCGTGCGCAGAGCGAGGGCGTGCTCTTCTCGGTGCACCTCAAGGCGACGATGATGAAGGTCTCCGACCCGATCATCTTCGGCCACGCGATCCGCGCCTACTTCTCCGAGGCGTTCGAGAAGCACGGCGCCGACCTCCAGGCGGCCGGCCTCAACCCGAACGACGGCCTCGGCGCCCTCCTCGACGGTCTCGACGCCCTGCCGAACGGCGACGTCATCCGCGCCGCCTTCCAGGGCCGCCTCGACAACGGCCCCGAGATGGCGATGGTCGACTCCGACCGCGGCATCACCAACCTGCACGTGCCGAGCGACGTCATCGTCGACGCGTCGATGCCGGCGATGATCCGCTCGTCCGGCCACATGTGGGGCCGCGACGGCCAGGAGCACGACACGCTCGCCGTGATCCCCGACTCCAGCTACGCGGGCATCTACCAGACCGTGCTCGACGACTGCCGCGCCCACGGCGCCTTCGACCCGACCACGCTCGGCTCGGTGCCGAACGTCGGCCTCATGGCCATGGCGGCCGAGGAGTACGGCTCGCACGACAAGACCTTCCAGGCGCCGGGCGCCGGCACGATCCGGGTGCTCGACGCCTCCGGCGCCACGCTCCTCGAGCACGACGTCGAGGAGGGCGACATCTGGCGCATGTGCCAGACCAAGGACGCAGCCATCCGCGACTGGGTCGGCCTCGCCGTCACCCGCGCCCGCGCGACCGGCGCCCCCGCCGTCTTCTGGCTCGACCCCGCCCGCGCCCACGACGCCGTCCTGACCGGTCTCGTGAACACGTACCTCGCGGAGCTCGACACCGACGGTCTGCAGATCGAGATCCTCTCGCCGGTGGAGGCGATGTCGTTCTCGCTCGAGCGCATCCGCCGCGGCGAGGACACCATCTCGGTGACCGGCAACGTGCTCCGCGACTACCTGACCGACCTGTTCCCGATCATGGAGCTCGGCACCTCGGCCAAGATGCTGTCGGTCGTCCCGCTGCTCTTCGGCGGCGGCCTCTTCGAGACCGGCGCCGGCGGCTCCGCCCCGAAGCACGTCACGCAGCTCGTCAAGGAGGACTACCTCCGCTGGGACAGCCTGGGCGAGTTCCTCGCGCTGGCCGCCAGCTTCGAGCACCTCGCGAGCTCGACCGGGAACGCCCGCGCGCAGATCCTGGCCGACACCCTCGACCGCGCCACGGCGACCTTCCTCGACGAGAACAAGTCGCCCGCCCGCTCGGTCGGCTCGATCGACAACCGCGGCAGCCACTTCTACCTGGCGCTGTTCTGGGCCGAGGAGCTCGCGGCACAGACGGAGGACGCAGCCCTCGCGGCCGACTTCGCCAGCCTCGCCTCGACCCTCCGCGGCCAGGAGGAGACGATCAACGGCGAGCTCATCGGCGTGCAGGGCAGCCCCGTCGACATCGGCGGCTACTACCGGCCCGACGACGCCAAGGCGTCGGCCGTCATGCGGCCCTCCGCCACGCTGAACGAGGCGCTGGCCTCGCTCTAG
- a CDS encoding ABC transporter ATP-binding protein: MTSTSPAPTLERLGEGATVELISVVKEYSGSRALNELSLTLAPGEFVALLGPSGCGKTTALRSLAGLESIDAGSIRIDGRDVATTPVNRRDIGMVFQQYSLFPHMTVLQNVEFGLQMRRVDAASRRLRAVEALEMVSLDHLAARYAHQLSGGQQQRVALARALVTRPRVLLLDEPLSALDAKVRVSLREEIRRIQTELGITTLFVTHDQEEALAVADRVAVMRAGEIEQIGTPEELYLTPATAFVADFVGVSNRMRGELRSGTVTVRGAQLPSIDPTLPDGPVQAFVRPEDIVFVSAVDARPGDIHGTVASTSFLGSLRRTTVRLDDDTIVSVQHGVEQQYLFGDSVALRLTGRAVASAPETAA; the protein is encoded by the coding sequence ATGACCTCGACCAGCCCCGCCCCCACCCTCGAGCGCCTCGGCGAGGGAGCCACCGTCGAGCTGATCTCGGTCGTCAAGGAGTACTCGGGCTCCCGCGCGCTGAACGAGCTGAGCCTCACCCTCGCTCCCGGAGAGTTCGTCGCCCTGCTCGGCCCGTCGGGCTGCGGCAAGACGACGGCCCTCCGCTCGCTCGCTGGCCTCGAGTCGATCGATGCGGGATCGATCCGCATCGACGGCCGCGACGTCGCCACCACGCCGGTCAACAGGCGCGACATCGGCATGGTCTTCCAGCAGTACAGTCTGTTCCCGCACATGACCGTGCTGCAGAACGTCGAGTTCGGGCTGCAGATGCGCCGCGTCGACGCCGCCAGCCGGAGGCTCCGCGCCGTCGAGGCGCTCGAGATGGTGAGCCTCGACCACCTCGCCGCCCGGTACGCGCACCAGCTCTCCGGTGGACAGCAGCAGCGCGTGGCCCTCGCCCGCGCCCTGGTGACCCGGCCCCGGGTCCTCCTGCTCGACGAGCCGCTCTCGGCGCTCGACGCGAAGGTGCGGGTGTCGCTCCGCGAGGAGATCCGCAGGATCCAGACCGAGCTGGGCATCACCACCCTCTTCGTCACCCACGACCAGGAGGAGGCGCTCGCCGTCGCCGACCGAGTAGCGGTGATGCGCGCCGGCGAGATCGAGCAGATCGGCACGCCCGAGGAGCTCTACCTCACCCCCGCGACCGCCTTCGTCGCCGACTTCGTCGGGGTCAGCAACAGGATGCGCGGCGAGCTCCGGTCGGGCACCGTCACGGTCCGAGGGGCGCAGCTCCCGTCGATCGACCCCACGCTCCCCGACGGCCCGGTGCAGGCGTTCGTCCGGCCCGAGGACATCGTCTTCGTGTCGGCCGTCGACGCCCGCCCTGGCGACATCCACGGGACCGTCGCGTCGACCAGCTTCCTCGGCTCGCTCCGCCGCACCACCGTCCGGCTCGACGACGACACGATCGTGTCCGTCCAGCACGGGGTCGAGCAGCAGTACCTCTTCGGCGACTCCGTCGCGCTGCGGCTCACCGGGCGGGCAGTGGCCTCCGCGCCGGAGACCGCTGCCTGA
- a CDS encoding ABC transporter permease, producing the protein MSAVPLTSVAVEPTTEPAAPAPRARRAPRVGAEHSRLARVVILTLVGLVFLVPIVAMFEFTLRTSGKPGVYSFAHYASVLHPDAAAGVDYTPLFQGIQNSLLICVITVAIVLLLLLPTMLFVELRYPRLRRVLEFVCILPITIPTIVLVVGFVPVYQRVAAIFGSAPWTLAFAVGIIILPYAFRPIATNIQAFDLVTLSEAARSLGGSWPVVIWRVILPNMRRGVISAVFLAVAVVLGEYTIASFLSQTTFQTALLLISQQDPYVATIFALAALIFAGILLVVIGRFGAIRPGDRERRAAARLARASRRTA; encoded by the coding sequence ATGAGCGCCGTCCCGCTGACCAGCGTCGCAGTCGAGCCGACCACCGAGCCGGCCGCCCCCGCGCCCCGCGCCCGCCGCGCCCCCCGGGTCGGCGCCGAGCACTCGCGACTCGCGCGCGTCGTGATCCTGACGCTCGTCGGCCTGGTCTTCCTGGTGCCGATCGTCGCGATGTTCGAGTTCACGCTGCGGACGAGCGGCAAGCCGGGCGTCTACAGCTTCGCCCACTACGCCTCGGTGCTGCACCCCGACGCTGCGGCCGGGGTCGACTACACGCCGCTCTTCCAGGGCATCCAGAACTCGCTGCTCATCTGCGTGATCACCGTCGCGATCGTGCTGCTGCTCCTCCTGCCGACGATGCTGTTCGTCGAGCTCCGCTACCCGCGCCTCCGCCGCGTGCTGGAGTTCGTCTGCATCCTGCCCATCACCATCCCGACCATCGTGCTCGTCGTCGGCTTCGTGCCGGTGTACCAGCGCGTCGCGGCGATCTTCGGCAGCGCCCCCTGGACCCTGGCCTTCGCGGTGGGGATCATCATCCTGCCCTACGCGTTCCGGCCGATCGCCACGAACATCCAGGCGTTCGACCTGGTGACGCTGAGCGAGGCCGCCCGGTCGCTCGGTGGCAGCTGGCCCGTCGTGATCTGGCGCGTGATCCTGCCGAACATGCGCCGCGGCGTCATCTCGGCGGTGTTCCTCGCGGTCGCGGTGGTGCTCGGCGAGTACACGATCGCGTCGTTCCTCAGCCAGACCACGTTCCAGACGGCGCTGCTGCTCATCAGCCAGCAGGACCCGTACGTCGCCACCATCTTCGCGCTCGCCGCGCTCATCTTCGCCGGCATCCTGCTCGTCGTCATCGGCCGCTTCGGAGCCATCCGCCCCGGCGACCGCGAACGCCGCGCCGCCGCCCGCCTCGCCCGCGCCTCCAGGAGGACCGCATGA
- a CDS encoding ROK family protein: MRAGLDIGGTKIDAAAVDETGRVVEILRVPTGFGERAVLASAAAAVEGLRRLTGAPVDAVGVGIPGLVDPATGRVRHAVNLGFADTDFGARLEALTGSPVTVENDVNAAALGAYSRLGLEGPVGYLNLGTGLAAGIVLDGRLWRGSRGVSGEIGHLPVDPLGAVCACGQRGCLETTASGGAIARLWPSEHAYPAQALFAAAAAGDAEAVRVREVVLEGVAAAVRILVLTVDVESVVIGGGLSHVGEPLLEGVRRVLDRWAASSSFLASLDLGRRIRLLPEGLHVAAVGAAMLGRPAGVLHP; this comes from the coding sequence GCGCGTCCCGACCGGGTTCGGCGAGCGGGCCGTGCTGGCCAGTGCGGCAGCGGCGGTGGAGGGCCTCCGCCGCCTGACCGGCGCGCCGGTCGACGCTGTCGGAGTCGGGATCCCCGGGCTCGTCGACCCCGCCACCGGCCGTGTCCGGCACGCCGTGAACCTCGGCTTCGCCGACACCGACTTCGGCGCGCGGCTCGAGGCCCTGACCGGCTCCCCCGTGACGGTCGAGAACGACGTCAACGCCGCCGCCCTCGGCGCGTACTCCCGGCTCGGGCTCGAGGGCCCGGTCGGCTACCTCAACCTCGGTACCGGCCTCGCCGCGGGCATCGTGCTCGACGGACGCCTGTGGCGCGGGTCGCGCGGCGTCTCCGGCGAGATCGGCCACCTGCCCGTCGACCCGCTCGGCGCCGTCTGCGCCTGCGGCCAGCGCGGCTGCCTCGAGACGACGGCCTCGGGCGGCGCCATCGCGCGCCTGTGGCCGAGCGAGCACGCGTACCCGGCCCAGGCCCTGTTCGCCGCGGCCGCCGCGGGCGATGCCGAGGCCGTCCGCGTCCGCGAAGTGGTGCTGGAGGGGGTCGCGGCCGCGGTGCGCATCCTGGTGCTCACCGTCGACGTCGAGTCGGTCGTGATCGGCGGCGGCCTCAGCCACGTCGGCGAGCCGCTGCTCGAGGGCGTGCGGCGGGTGCTCGACAGGTGGGCCGCGTCGTCGTCGTTCCTCGCCTCGCTCGATCTCGGGCGCAGGATCCGGCTGCTGCCCGAGGGGCTCCACGTCGCCGCCGTCGGTGCCGCCATGCTCGGCCGCCCCGCCGGCGTCCTGCACCCCTGA